The following coding sequences lie in one Maylandia zebra isolate NMK-2024a linkage group LG14, Mzebra_GT3a, whole genome shotgun sequence genomic window:
- the mmp13b gene encoding collagenase 3, with the protein MIAVVLLLALAAQSSAKPLSSEDIDKQLLAEKYLHRFYGLPNGLQGRRTSSNFLQAKIKEMQKFFKLEVTGKLDDNTLAVMKEPRCGVPDIGEYNHFPRHLKWENNNVTFRIVNYTPDLKKEDVNKAIRRALNVWADVTPLTFKKLYEGNADIMISFGSKEHGDYNPFDGPDGLLAHAYPPGQGIGGDTHFDEDEHWTKDSSAYNLFIVAAHELGHALGMSHSTDPGALMYPIYTYTTGYPLAEDDIEGIQALYGPNPNPKKVKPRPDAPKKCDPELTFDAVTELRGETIIFKDRYYWRIHPQMVEPELTLIKSTWPSIPKKVDAAYENPEKDLVMIFSGIQMWALNGYNIVDGYPKYIHKLGLPKSVRKIDAAVHIKDTGKTLLFTDEDYWSYDEATGTMDSGYPRSTEEDFPGMEDEVDAATYHYGYLYFFHEHMQYEYSYNSKKVIRIQRANSILNC; encoded by the exons ATGATCGctgtggtgctgctgctggCGCTGGCCGCCCAGTCCTCTGCTAAGCCTCTGTCATCTGAAGACATTGACAAGCAGCTTTTAGCTGAG AAATACCTTCATCGATTCTATGGCCTTCCAAATGGTCTCCAAGGTAGACGGACGTCGTCAAATTTCCTTCAAGCCAAGATCAAGGAAATGCAGAAATTCTTCAAACTGGAG GTCACAGGGAAACTAGATGACAATACTTTAGCAGTGATGAAGGAGCCCAGATGTGGCGTTCCAGACATTGGGGAGTACAACCACTTCCCTCGACACCTCAAATGGGAAAATAACAACGTCACATTCAG GATAGTGAATTACACACCAGATCTGAAGAAAGAAGATGTAAACAAAGCCATCCGCAGGGCTCTCAACGTTTGGGCTGACGTTACTCCTCTGACTTTTAAGAAGCTTTACGAGGGCAATGCAGACATTATGATCAGCTTTGGATCAAAAG AGCATGGAGATTACAACCCATTTGATGGACCTGATGGACTGCTGGCTCATGCTTACCCTCCTGGCCAAGGCATTGGAGGAGACACTCACTTTGATGAGGATGAACACTGGACCAAAGATTCATCGG cttacaACCTGTTTATAGTGGCAGCCCATGAGTTGGGTCACGCCCTGGGGATGTCCCATTCCACAGACCCAGGCGCACTGATGTACCCCATCTACACCTATACTACAGGCTACCCGCTGGCTGAAGATGACATAGAAGGAATTCAAGCCCTCTATG GTCCAAACCCAAATCCGAAGAAAGTGAAACCAAGGCCCGACGCCCCAAAAAAGTGTGACCCCGAGCTAACTTTTGATGCTGTCACAGAGCTCAGAGGAGAAACCATCATCTTCAAAGACAG ATACTACTGGCGTATTCATCCTCAGATGGTGGAGCCTGAATTGACTCTGATTAAGTCCACTTGGCCATCTATTCCCAAAAAAGTAGATGCAGCTTATGAGAACCCAGAGAAGGATTTGGTTATGATATTTAGTG GGATCCAAATGTGGGCTTTGAATGGATACAACATTGTGGATGGTTACCCAAAATATATTCATAAACTTGGTCTTCCCAAGAGCGTCAGGAAAATAGATGCAGCCGTGCACATCAAAGACACTGGGAAAACTCTGCTGTTCACCGATGAAGACTACTGGAG CTATGATGAAGCAACAGGGACCATGGACAGTGGCTACCCACGATCCACTGAGGAGGACTTTCCTGGAATGGAGGATGAGGTCGACGCTGCTACTTATCACTATG GATACTTGTACTTCTTCCATGAACACATGCAGTATGAGTACAGTTACAACTCAAAGAAGGTTATTCGCATCCAAAGGGCCAACTCCATTCTCAACTGCTGA